The stretch of DNA CAGCAGCTTTCGACTCAGCGGCGCCAGGAAAAATCCACAAAGTCCGTTGGCAGTTACCACAACGCCGGAAGCAAATCCGGTACGGTCCGGGAACCATCTCTGCACGGTTGCCAGGATCACCGTGTAGATCATTCCCTGTCCGAATCCCTGCATCACTCCATAAGAGAGATACATAGGAAGCGGTGTGGGAACGATCAGAAATGCGGATGCCAGGATTCCTGCCGCAAAGATCCCGCCTCCGATCCATACGATCGTCTTTTCCTTAAAGCGGTTCTGCATCCTTCCGCCTACGATATTTCCGAATACAAAGGTGCTCAGTGCCAGATAAAAGCACATGGATGCCTGTCCCTGACTCCAGCCTGCCTGCTCCATCACATAGGGCTGGTAAATAGACCATACATGGGGATATCCGGTAAAAAAGATCGCGAAAGCTCCGAATATCATAGTCAGCAAACGCTGTTTTTTCTGTATTCCTGTCATAATTTCCTCCTCTGAAAAAGATTTCCGGCCTGCTCTGTACTCTCTGCTCACAGAATGCAGCCTGTTTCTGTACTCACGATCTGCACGTTTTCATGCACATTAGCTCTGCTTATCCCTGATATTCTTTTATTTGCGTGCCATTACTCTTCATTTGCGTGTCAAATGCGTGTTAATTATGTTGTGTGTATGTTATCACACGCAATCTTATTATGCAATATAAATTTACAGCTTTTTCTGTTTTCTCGTTTTTGTCCAAATTTTCCTGTTATTTCTTTGTATATTATTCACAATGCTCGTCTTTTAGGCACGCATATACACGCATATATTTTTTATTTAAAATACCGTTTTTTCTATTTTATATTTCTTAATTCGCATAAAAAAGCACGCCATGTTACAGGCGTGCTTTCGTGATTTTATATAATTTCTGTTGCTTATTTGATTATCTTCAGCTCATATTCCCTGGTTCCCAGGCCGATCTTTTCTGCCTGATCCAGAGTTGCCTTCCACTCAATATTCGGATTGGAATCCTTAAAGTGGTCATGATGACAGTGCCATCCCGGCTCTGCCAGATGCTCTCCAAGCTGGCTATTGGCAATCGGTGTTGCCTTCAGGCAGGCATCTGCACAGGCCTGATCCAATGCAACCGGGTCAAAGCTTGCGAACATTCCGATATCAGGAAGGATCGGCGCATCATTTTCACCATGGCAGTCACAGTTCGGGCTGATATCCTGTACCAGTGCAATATGGAAATGAGGACGTCCGTGACAGACAGCCTGTGCATACTCTGCCATCTTGCGGTCAAGAAGCTCGTTTGCACTGCTGTTCGGATTGTATACGGCATCATAGCTGCAGGCACCGATACAGCGGCCACAGCCTTTGCATTTATCGTAATCGATAACTGCTTTCTTGTTTACATATGTAATCGCGTCACTTCCGCACTCTTTCGCACAGCGGCGGCAGCCACGACAGACATCTTCATGGATGGCCGGCTTTCCGCTGGCATGCTGCTGCATTTTTCCGGCACGGCTTCCGCAGCCCATACCGATATTTTTCAGGGCGCCGCCAAAGCCGGTTGCCTCATGTCCCTTGAAATGGCTGAGACTGATAAAAATATCTGCGTCCATGATAGCATGTCCGATCAGGGCAGTTTTGCAGTATTCTCCGTTTACTACCGGAACTTCTACTTCATCGGTTCCTCGAACTCCGTCACCGATGATGATCTGACATCCGGTTGTGATCGTGTTAAATCCGTTAAGATTTGCACAGTCCAGATGCTCCAGTGCATTCTTTCTGCTTCCCGGATAAAGAGTATTACAATCTGTCAGGAACGGCATTCCGCCCTGCTCCTTACAAAGATCTGCGACTACCTTTGCATAGTTCGGACGAAGGAATGCCATATTTCCAAGCTCTCCGAAATGCATCTTGATGGCTACGAATTTTCCATCCATATCGATATCTTTGATTCCTGCGGCAACGCAGAGTTTTTTCAGTTTGTCCAGCTGGCTGGTTCCCACCGGACAGCGAAAATCAGTGAAATAAACTGTTGATTTCTCCATTCTGGTTTCCCTCCTGTTTGATCATTTCAAAATAAATTTACCCTTTTCCTGACAATATGTCTAGTTTTTATACAAAAAATGTATAAAAAGATGCTCTGCTCTACTCTCGAAAAAGAATCTGCGAAAAATACCGGAACTTTCCATCATTGGTCCAGCACTGCATTCCCACAGCATCTGCCATCTTCTGCGCATCCACACAATAGGCAGACATACAGGAATTATGCTTGTACGGTCCGGCGCTCATGATCAGAATATCTGTTTTTCCGCACTCTTTCATCTTCTCTGAGAGCTGCTCTGTCAGCTTATTATGTGCAAGCTTGGCTTTTTTGTAATCCATGAGTCTGTCCTGCGTCGTCTGGAGCACCAGGGTGTTCTCATAATCCAGGGCACGTTCCTTCATTTCTTCCACAGTCCCGCTTTCCGGTGGACATGCAGGGTTTTTATCATAATTACCACAGGCATTTTCTTCACAGAAAACACGGTATTCCGGCACAAACACCAGCTTATCGGTTTTCATGACCGCAGCATCGGAAAAGCCAAGCTTCTTTGCTTCTTCAATAAAATCCATTTTTCTCTCCTGTACTTTTTTTCTTTTATAGTGCCACATTTTATTTGT from Blautia sp. SC05B48 encodes:
- a CDS encoding DUF362 domain-containing protein, whose amino-acid sequence is MEKSTVYFTDFRCPVGTSQLDKLKKLCVAAGIKDIDMDGKFVAIKMHFGELGNMAFLRPNYAKVVADLCKEQGGMPFLTDCNTLYPGSRKNALEHLDCANLNGFNTITTGCQIIIGDGVRGTDEVEVPVVNGEYCKTALIGHAIMDADIFISLSHFKGHEATGFGGALKNIGMGCGSRAGKMQQHASGKPAIHEDVCRGCRRCAKECGSDAITYVNKKAVIDYDKCKGCGRCIGACSYDAVYNPNSSANELLDRKMAEYAQAVCHGRPHFHIALVQDISPNCDCHGENDAPILPDIGMFASFDPVALDQACADACLKATPIANSQLGEHLAEPGWHCHHDHFKDSNPNIEWKATLDQAEKIGLGTREYELKIIK
- a CDS encoding DUF2284 domain-containing protein, giving the protein MDFIEEAKKLGFSDAAVMKTDKLVFVPEYRVFCEENACGNYDKNPACPPESGTVEEMKERALDYENTLVLQTTQDRLMDYKKAKLAHNKLTEQLSEKMKECGKTDILIMSAGPYKHNSCMSAYCVDAQKMADAVGMQCWTNDGKFRYFSQILFRE